One genomic region from Daphnia magna isolate NIES linkage group LG10, ASM2063170v1.1, whole genome shotgun sequence encodes:
- the LOC116931755 gene encoding protein spaetzle has translation MRHTVYKACNVRLKFSILSLAIIRAVKFGPTSVVMSIQLIILASLAIGAFASPDPNYKPRPPQYGAPPRYEYVEIPHCAKNTTKSWCLEDSEYPRHEVQQALDEHYQAVLAFYKDKLASTENSVDGLDKLNDEIYLCPSSTGYIRPLRAINVDGKWRTIINNVESYGIKYTQTARVEECDVVVGTNCPLVESCYDSKCIQKNMFHRFLVYNPYEENFPFAIEKFKLPGSCGCVVGAFHL, from the exons ATGAGGCACACAGTATATAAAGCTTGCAATGTTCGACTAAAGTTCAGTATTCTTTCCTTGGCTATAATTCGTGCTGTCAAGTTTGGTCCGACCAGCGTCGTCATGTCTATCCAATTGATT ATTCTTGCTTCGTTGGCCATTGGAGCTTTCGCTTCTCCTGATCCCAACTATAAACCTCGTCCTCCACAGTACGGCGCTCCACCCAGATACGAATACGTCGAGATTCCGCATTGCGCTAAAAACACAACCAAATCCTGGTGTCTCGAAGACTCTGAATATCCTCGACACGAAGTTCAACAAGCTCTAGATGAACACTACCAGGCCGTTCTCGCTTTTTACAAGGACAAATTGGCCAGCACGGAAAACTCTGTCGACGGACTGGACAAGTTGAACGACGAGATTTACCTTTGCCCGAGTTCCACTGGCTACATCCGTCCTCTTCGTGCCATCAACGTCGATGGCAAATGGCGCACAATCATCAACAACGTCGAGTCTTATGGCATCAAATACACCCAAACTGCTCGTGTGGAAGAATgtgatgttgttgttgggacCAATTGTCCCTTAGTCGAGTCGTGCTACGACTCGAAATGCATCCAGAAGAACATGTTCCATCGCTTTTTGGTTTACAACCCCTATGAGGAAAATTTCCCATTCGCAATTGAGAAATTCAAACTT